Proteins encoded together in one Lysinibacillus sp. FSL K6-0232 window:
- a CDS encoding ABC transporter permease — protein sequence MFTMRNIALKLFRAAWANVLTSISIITISICLVLTMTVYIWNAHGQMKADIQALYGEMDVMVGYNPNQAKLLTTQQIEAFSTLAGVTQVSSISLAYTTVEQATNTAFYTVGVENDDLVKSRYHFEVNLGSNDAILSENVARIFNKQVGDPIHIQGQDFIVREILPAIKGTDSPSFILLPNDIVKAWMKDSQPQTAGMFALIKTDEDRAKLVGAELKQLDHTLRVDIMSDYDVFKRNLQSLMVFMIVLSVFILLISSVLLLSTFQLLFYKIKEQLMILRALGASVKQVGRIVRLQLSCMIAFGVMLGTTLSLLIIKLWLPQLISLLHLPDANTELPILVILLIALSSFLILQVMTQWQVAKSSRLLPLQITSDNENLQLRWTKWKTIVVSIAGVIALLLFLQAQLVGTGDGQGALFILIGTLLVCGILLLLIPYLFTAILHMALKPIRKVLGKEAYLACQQLMPQVRKNMPIVLSIIGLMVILTFGSSLMKTLQHNDLAYTAAQYETAIKINNELNDPTFTPAVLAEIEALPSVQYAYAQGNNAYIALQLGQEWLPENYTTTNIEKLVQMGKLSKVEGNLQNGLLVTQSFAERYHLSVGDRVTVGSYDVAAQQDRPTGELQIIGIIDAPIHRADLIVDWSSFLTAQDHTIIEDIMVETASPDKALADLAFLEERWPALKLTDKATMLEQSNEMFFQRWSLFVGVFVILIAATCLGVLQTLLHAIYGKRADYAIQRLIGLSPNGLIKLILTQVLSFVLYSLAVGIFLGLVLTRMLSFIDEGSPISYDFLTLGITSIVFLGATLMVFTLQGYWISRQKLTKEMIEI from the coding sequence ATGTTTACAATGCGCAACATTGCCCTGAAGCTTTTTCGTGCTGCTTGGGCAAATGTCCTGACAAGTATTAGTATTATTACGATCTCAATCTGCCTTGTGCTGACCATGACCGTCTATATTTGGAATGCCCATGGGCAAATGAAGGCTGATATTCAAGCATTATATGGGGAAATGGATGTCATGGTTGGCTATAATCCTAATCAAGCTAAGCTATTAACAACACAGCAAATTGAGGCATTTTCCACCCTAGCAGGTGTTACACAAGTGTCCAGTATATCGTTAGCTTATACAACGGTTGAGCAAGCAACAAACACAGCCTTTTATACTGTTGGTGTCGAAAATGACGACCTTGTAAAAAGCCGCTACCATTTTGAGGTGAATCTTGGCTCGAATGATGCTATTCTTTCGGAAAATGTTGCCCGTATTTTCAATAAGCAAGTTGGGGACCCTATTCATATTCAAGGGCAGGATTTTATCGTTCGAGAAATTTTACCGGCGATCAAAGGCACTGATAGTCCGAGTTTCATCCTATTGCCCAATGATATTGTCAAAGCATGGATGAAGGATAGTCAGCCTCAAACAGCAGGAATGTTTGCGCTTATTAAAACAGATGAGGACCGTGCCAAGCTAGTAGGCGCAGAGCTGAAGCAGCTCGATCACACATTGCGTGTAGATATTATGAGTGATTATGATGTGTTTAAAAGAAATTTACAAAGCTTAATGGTTTTTATGATTGTACTATCGGTCTTTATTTTACTTATTTCAAGTGTTCTGTTGCTGTCCACCTTCCAGCTCTTATTCTATAAAATCAAAGAGCAGCTAATGATTTTACGTGCGCTCGGAGCATCCGTGAAGCAAGTTGGGCGTATTGTTAGGCTCCAATTATCATGTATGATTGCCTTTGGCGTTATGCTGGGGACGACACTGAGCCTTCTAATTATCAAGCTTTGGCTACCACAATTAATTAGCCTGCTACATTTACCAGATGCTAACACAGAGCTTCCCATTCTAGTTATACTATTAATTGCACTGTCGAGCTTCTTGATTCTTCAGGTGATGACACAATGGCAAGTAGCCAAAAGCTCCAGACTATTGCCATTACAAATCACGTCAGATAACGAAAATTTACAGCTACGTTGGACAAAATGGAAAACAATCGTGGTCAGTATAGCAGGTGTGATTGCCCTCCTATTATTCCTGCAGGCACAGCTAGTAGGCACAGGAGATGGGCAAGGCGCTTTATTTATTTTAATCGGTACACTACTCGTTTGCGGGATTTTACTGCTATTGATTCCCTATCTGTTTACAGCCATCCTTCATATGGCTTTAAAGCCGATTCGGAAGGTGCTTGGCAAAGAAGCCTATTTAGCGTGCCAGCAGCTTATGCCACAGGTACGCAAAAACATGCCGATTGTGCTCAGTATTATTGGCTTAATGGTCATTTTAACCTTTGGCAGCTCATTAATGAAAACCTTACAGCACAACGACCTTGCCTACACCGCAGCACAATACGAAACAGCTATAAAAATCAATAATGAATTAAATGATCCAACCTTTACGCCCGCAGTGTTAGCGGAAATTGAAGCGTTACCAAGCGTGCAGTATGCTTATGCACAGGGCAATAATGCGTATATTGCGCTACAGCTCGGTCAAGAGTGGCTACCAGAGAATTATACAACTACCAATATTGAGAAATTAGTACAAATGGGGAAGCTGTCAAAAGTTGAGGGCAATTTGCAGAATGGGCTTTTAGTGACCCAGAGCTTTGCAGAGCGTTATCATTTATCGGTTGGTGATCGTGTCACGGTTGGCTCCTATGATGTGGCTGCACAGCAGGATAGACCTACTGGTGAATTACAAATTATCGGCATTATTGATGCACCTATTCACCGTGCGGATTTAATTGTTGATTGGTCATCCTTCCTCACGGCTCAGGATCACACAATCATCGAGGACATTATGGTTGAAACAGCTAGCCCTGATAAAGCATTAGCTGATTTAGCTTTTTTAGAGGAGCGCTGGCCAGCCCTGAAGTTGACAGATAAAGCAACGATGCTTGAGCAATCCAATGAAATGTTCTTCCAGCGCTGGAGCCTATTTGTTGGCGTCTTTGTTATATTAATCGCGGCAACCTGCCTTGGTGTTTTGCAAACATTGCTACATGCTATTTATGGCAAGCGTGCCGATTATGCCATTCAACGATTGATTGGTCTATCACCAAACGGCTTAATCAAGCTTATCCTGACGCAAGTCCTATCATTTGTACTCTATAGCCTTGCTGTCGGCATATTTTTAGGATTAGTTTTGACGAGGATGCTAAGCTTTATTGATGAAGGCTCCCCAATATCCTATGACTTCCTGACATTAGGCATCACCAGCATCGTCTTTCTCGGAGCGACACTGATGGTCTTTACCTTACAAGGCTACTGGATTAGCCGTCAAAAGTTAACGAAGGAAATGATAGAAATCTAA
- a CDS encoding ABC transporter ATP-binding protein, whose protein sequence is MSKIYQQKQHTVNALKNIHCTIYQGEMVAIMGTSGSGKSTLLNMISAIDEPTDGALFLFGKEAYDIYQEPKASQFRKENIGFIFQSFHLLKDLSVEDNIALPLILNDVPSKDIKVRVQHMMEALNIAAWAKHRPHELSGGQKQRVAIARAIIANPPILLADEPTGALDVQTTDEILALLVDLQKKNQQTILLVTHDPYVATYANRVLFFHDGAIVDSYQNQQNEEDLDCILTKFKHITRGDR, encoded by the coding sequence ATGTCCAAAATTTATCAGCAAAAGCAGCATACTGTAAACGCCTTAAAAAATATCCATTGCACCATTTATCAGGGGGAAATGGTGGCGATTATGGGGACAAGCGGCTCAGGGAAAAGCACCCTGCTTAATATGATTAGCGCCATTGATGAGCCAACGGACGGGGCATTATTTTTATTTGGTAAGGAAGCCTACGATATTTATCAGGAGCCAAAAGCATCGCAATTTCGCAAAGAAAATATCGGCTTTATTTTTCAATCGTTTCACTTATTAAAGGATTTATCCGTGGAGGATAATATTGCGCTGCCTCTTATTTTAAATGATGTGCCGAGCAAGGACATTAAGGTGCGTGTGCAGCACATGATGGAAGCATTAAACATCGCCGCTTGGGCAAAGCATCGACCACATGAGCTATCTGGCGGGCAAAAGCAGCGTGTCGCCATTGCGCGTGCCATTATTGCGAACCCGCCTATTTTACTGGCAGATGAGCCAACAGGTGCGCTAGATGTTCAAACAACAGATGAAATTTTAGCGCTGCTCGTCGATTTACAAAAAAAGAACCAGCAAACGATTTTGCTTGTTACCCACGACCCTTATGTAGCGACCTATGCCAATCGGGTATTGTTCTTCCATGATGGTGCGATTGTGGATTCCTATCAAAATCAGCAAAATGAAGAGGATTTAGATTGTATTTTAACGAAATTCAAGCATATTACGAGGGGGGATCGCTAA
- a CDS encoding sigma-70 family RNA polymerase sigma factor, with protein sequence MLSLIVVKEAIFITTAQQSLVILAQHGDEQAFYQLIEQEQHKLYRMAYVYVQNENDAVEVFQQTIIRAYEGLPQLKEPHYFSTWLTRIIINCCKTYIAKNKRVQPVEPQALVDLNSTSPTYIEEELDLWQALCQLEEKYKTVLLLRFYQDYSVKDIAAILQCPEGTVKTHIRRGLQALRQQLKGAYLDEWVQSIERSH encoded by the coding sequence TTGCTAAGTCTAATAGTTGTAAAGGAGGCGATTTTCATTACGACAGCGCAGCAATCATTAGTAATTCTTGCTCAGCATGGCGATGAACAAGCATTTTATCAGCTCATTGAGCAGGAGCAGCATAAGCTCTATCGCATGGCATATGTCTATGTACAAAATGAAAACGACGCCGTAGAAGTTTTTCAGCAAACCATTATTCGCGCCTATGAGGGGCTGCCACAGCTCAAGGAGCCACACTATTTTTCAACATGGCTTACGCGCATTATTATTAATTGCTGTAAAACGTATATTGCGAAGAACAAGCGGGTGCAGCCTGTTGAACCACAGGCTTTAGTAGATTTAAACAGTACATCCCCTACATATATCGAGGAAGAGCTAGATTTATGGCAGGCACTTTGTCAGCTTGAGGAAAAGTATAAGACGGTGCTGCTGCTACGCTTTTATCAGGATTATTCCGTTAAGGATATTGCAGCTATTTTGCAATGTCCTGAGGGCACTGTCAAAACGCATATTCGCCGTGGTTTACAAGCATTGCGACAACAGTTAAAGGGGGCATATCTCGATGAATGGGTTCAATCCATTGAAAGAAGTCATTAA
- the cas3 gene encoding CRISPR-associated helicase Cas3' codes for MFLAHIREADYAEQTVQHHLEEVALLARAYGEPAGVGAHAELAGLLHDLGKFTEEFTIYLKNAVLHNEVASKKIDHSTAGAKYLYERFYTGDGPQKLVVETVGMAILSHHSGLQNFAQLDLEISDYIKRVVKKDLPYYNNVVQNFEAIEGNKERVQRLVNEATEECRTFFEKIKTKAHYSIYFSYLQKLVFSCLIDADRTNTRCFEENTSTTVADYTSVFLKGYEHLMEQVKEWKKNKEPINQLRTLMSENCDLLAMQPSSIYTLSIPTGGGKTFASLRYALKHAKQYQKARIIYIVPYTTILEQNAQAVKKIIQQPQAVLEHHANVVDDKDINEKLDKEQDFYGVPYHKKMQLGRDNWDYPIIFTTMVQFLDTFFQKGTRKSRRLHNLTNAVIIFDEVQSVPYKHFSLFNTALNFLHHIGNSSVVLCTATQPTVGTMKYAIELRDNAEMVPQLTDTVKAFERVTIHNHVTTEGYDSKELAMFVQNIMEKRQSTLIILNTKTAVRKLYEELTCIQEYKVYHLSTSMCPAHRSKILKEINDCLGKERVICVSSQLIEAGVDISFEAVVRSLAGLDSIAQAAGRCNRHNEQERGDVYIVRAKDESLKNLPEIAVGGEVTANYILRNDEYATDILSPQAISHYFSHYDNYVKTKITLTPPKLKYELIKLLEKDIQSPARENLSYALFKTLEQHFQAIDSPTKAVIVPFEKGNDVIAALNEPQLNLVKFNELLKEAQQFTVNLYDTEYKLLHQQGLLKPLYYDSFYYLDDKAYSTAFGVSIKGEEKMEDYSVY; via the coding sequence ATGTTTTTAGCACATATTCGAGAGGCGGATTATGCTGAGCAAACAGTGCAACATCATTTAGAGGAAGTGGCACTTTTAGCCAGAGCATATGGAGAGCCAGCAGGTGTAGGAGCACATGCAGAGCTTGCTGGGCTTTTACATGACTTAGGGAAGTTTACCGAGGAATTTACTATTTATTTAAAGAATGCTGTTTTACATAATGAAGTGGCTAGCAAGAAAATTGATCATTCTACAGCTGGTGCAAAATATTTATATGAACGATTTTATACTGGTGATGGTCCGCAAAAGCTTGTTGTGGAAACGGTGGGAATGGCTATTTTATCACACCATTCAGGGTTACAAAACTTTGCCCAGTTAGATTTAGAAATATCTGATTATATAAAACGAGTCGTAAAAAAAGATTTACCTTATTATAATAACGTCGTTCAAAATTTTGAAGCGATTGAGGGCAATAAGGAGCGTGTACAACGTTTAGTAAACGAAGCAACAGAGGAATGTCGTACGTTTTTTGAAAAAATAAAAACGAAAGCGCATTATAGTATTTATTTTAGCTATTTACAAAAGCTTGTTTTTAGTTGTTTGATTGATGCTGACCGCACAAATACTAGGTGTTTTGAAGAAAATACATCGACAACAGTAGCAGATTATACAAGCGTATTTTTAAAAGGTTATGAACACCTCATGGAGCAAGTTAAAGAATGGAAAAAGAATAAGGAGCCGATTAATCAACTACGCACCTTGATGTCTGAAAATTGCGACTTATTAGCGATGCAACCCTCGTCAATTTATACTCTTTCGATTCCAACAGGTGGTGGCAAAACATTTGCTAGTTTGCGCTATGCTTTAAAACATGCCAAACAATATCAAAAAGCACGAATTATTTATATTGTACCTTACACAACGATTTTAGAGCAGAATGCACAAGCAGTGAAAAAAATCATCCAACAGCCACAAGCAGTTTTAGAACATCATGCAAATGTAGTAGATGATAAGGATATTAATGAAAAACTTGATAAGGAGCAAGATTTTTATGGAGTCCCTTATCACAAAAAAATGCAATTAGGGCGAGATAATTGGGATTATCCTATTATATTTACAACAATGGTACAGTTTTTAGATACTTTCTTTCAAAAAGGAACAAGGAAATCAAGAAGATTACATAATTTAACGAATGCCGTCATTATTTTTGATGAAGTACAATCGGTTCCATATAAACATTTTAGTTTATTTAATACAGCACTGAATTTTTTGCATCATATCGGAAATAGCAGTGTAGTTTTATGTACAGCTACACAGCCAACTGTTGGCACAATGAAATATGCTATTGAATTGCGGGACAATGCTGAAATGGTTCCACAACTTACAGATACAGTAAAAGCCTTTGAACGTGTGACCATCCATAATCATGTTACAACTGAGGGATATGACTCAAAAGAGCTGGCAATGTTTGTACAAAATATAATGGAAAAAAGACAATCTACATTAATCATTTTGAACACAAAAACTGCTGTACGTAAATTATATGAGGAACTAACATGTATACAAGAATATAAAGTGTATCACTTGAGCACATCCATGTGTCCTGCACATAGAAGCAAAATATTAAAAGAAATTAATGATTGTTTAGGGAAGGAACGAGTGATTTGTGTTAGTAGTCAATTGATTGAGGCTGGAGTAGATATTAGCTTTGAGGCAGTTGTTCGCTCTTTAGCAGGTTTAGATTCTATTGCACAGGCAGCGGGACGTTGTAATCGTCATAATGAGCAAGAAAGGGGCGATGTATATATTGTACGAGCCAAAGATGAAAGCTTAAAAAATCTCCCTGAAATCGCAGTAGGTGGGGAAGTGACAGCAAACTATATTTTGCGAAACGACGAGTATGCTACAGATATACTTAGTCCACAAGCAATCTCTCATTATTTTAGCCATTACGATAATTATGTAAAAACTAAAATAACATTAACCCCACCTAAATTAAAATATGAATTGATTAAGTTACTTGAAAAAGATATACAATCGCCAGCAAGAGAGAATTTATCTTATGCATTATTTAAGACGTTAGAGCAACATTTTCAAGCGATTGATTCACCTACAAAGGCTGTTATTGTGCCTTTTGAGAAAGGGAATGATGTGATAGCTGCTTTAAATGAACCACAACTGAATTTAGTCAAATTTAATGAATTGTTGAAGGAAGCACAGCAGTTTACTGTGAATTTATATGACACAGAATACAAATTGCTTCATCAACAAGGCTTATTAAAACCGCTATATTATGATTCGTTTTATTATTTAGATGATAAGGCATATAGCACAGCTTTCGGCGTTTCAATTAAAGGAGAAGAAAAAATGGAAGATTATTCAGTTTATTAA
- the cas5c gene encoding type I-C CRISPR-associated protein Cas5c, with the protein MRNQIEFKVYGKYALFTDPVTRIGGEKFTYQIPTYQALKGITESIYWKPTITWYIDEVRVMNAIQTEVKGVRPIKYQDDSNDLAYYTYLREPVYHVRAHFEFNENRPDLAYDRNEEKHHNIAKRCVKRGGRRDIYLGTRECQGYVEYCEFDSGSGFYDNYGEISFGPMFHGFTYPDENSTEELQARIWSPTMRDGKVQFVRPEDCEIIRLIRKGSVKPFEENVNLKSVDDEYEEIFKEVNR; encoded by the coding sequence ATGCGCAATCAAATTGAATTTAAAGTATATGGTAAATATGCTTTATTTACAGACCCTGTTACACGTATTGGCGGTGAGAAATTTACCTATCAGATTCCAACATATCAAGCATTAAAGGGAATTACAGAATCTATATATTGGAAGCCAACAATTACTTGGTATATTGATGAAGTACGTGTTATGAATGCGATTCAAACAGAAGTAAAAGGGGTTCGCCCAATAAAGTATCAAGATGATTCCAATGATTTAGCTTACTATACGTATTTAAGAGAGCCAGTATATCATGTACGAGCTCACTTTGAATTCAATGAAAACCGCCCTGATTTAGCATATGATCGAAACGAAGAGAAGCATCATAATATTGCTAAACGCTGTGTAAAACGAGGGGGGCGGCGTGATATTTACTTGGGAACGCGTGAATGTCAAGGTTATGTAGAATATTGCGAGTTTGACAGTGGTAGCGGGTTTTATGATAACTATGGGGAAATTAGCTTTGGACCAATGTTCCATGGCTTTACATACCCTGATGAAAATAGTACGGAAGAGCTTCAAGCTAGAATTTGGAGTCCTACAATGAGAGATGGGAAAGTTCAGTTTGTTCGACCAGAAGATTGTGAAATTATACGTTTGATTAGAAAAGGCTCTGTGAAGCCTTTTGAGGAAAATGTCAACCTTAAAAGTGTCGATGATGAATATGAAGAGATTTTTAAGGAGGTGAATCGATGA